The Mucilaginibacter terrae region AAGGCTTTGATCATATCCCACCACGAATTCATTTTGAGCAGAACGGCGGTAACTTTTTGAGCACTTGCTTCAGACTCCTTTACAAATTTTTCGAGTTTTTTTAAGGAATCGGGAAATACCATTTTTCGATTGAATGTAATCAGCGATTCCATAAAGGGCATTGATGCAGCCATAGTAGCTAACACAATGAGTATAAGTAGTGCCGAAAATTTGGTATTTATGCGCAAATAGGCCTCCGGCTCATGCATAATAAGCTTGCCAAAAACAATGGGTATAAAAAGTATAGGTAGCGTTGTACCAACTACCTGGAGTAGCCACAGGTTATTTAAAACCACGGGCGAGGCTAAGTTGAGCGAGGCTAATTGTGATACAGCAGCAGGTCCGTAACGTAAATATATATAACCAAATACAATAGCTGTCCCAAGTGTTAGCAGGCCTATGGTAAGTCCGGTAAAGGCTACTAACTGCATTGCCGGACTCATAGCCCGGTTGTGGTTATAATATGGTTTTTCTGTGTTCATTGATTTTCTGCAAATTATGTATTTTTGCAGTTGTTAAATATAGGCATGTCTGTACAAATAGGAAATATTGATTTAGGAGAGTTCCCGCTGCTGCTGGCACCAATGGAGGATGTAAGCGATCCGCCGTTCCGTTATGTGTGCAAGCAAAACGGGGCCGATATGATGTATACAGAGTTCATCTCATCGGAGGGTTTGATACGTGATGCCGCCAAGAGCCGTAAAAAGCTCGATATATTTGATTATGAACGCCCGATAGGCATACAGATTTTTGGCAGCGACATTAACAGCATGCGCGAGGCCACCGAAATATCAACCCTGGCCAATCCTGATCTAATGGACATTAACTACGGCTGCCCGGTTAAAAACGTGGCTTGCCGTGGTGCAGGTGCCAGTTTATTACAGGATATTGATAAAATGGTGGCCATGACCAAAGCTGTTGTGGAAGCTACCCATTTACCGGTAACCGT contains the following coding sequences:
- a CDS encoding CPBP family intramembrane glutamic endopeptidase, which codes for MNTEKPYYNHNRAMSPAMQLVAFTGLTIGLLTLGTAIVFGYIYLRYGPAAVSQLASLNLASPVVLNNLWLLQVVGTTLPILFIPIVFGKLIMHEPEAYLRINTKFSALLILIVLATMAASMPFMESLITFNRKMVFPDSLKKLEKFVKESEASAQKVTAVLLKMNSWWDMIKALLLVGLATAIAEELMFRGCLQTILIRWQKNAHVGIWLTAILFSAFHMEFYGFLPRMALGVLFGYFTVWSGSIWPAVWAHFLNNGTAVVFAYIYGLNGDVKLDAKFDYILPLLSILFTVALLLGYRKVASRKTIAGSI